A single genomic interval of Ramlibacter sp. harbors:
- a CDS encoding response regulator, with the protein MNLVDTERPVRAGPHFLLHEDEVGYLRTCLARAEARRTASEHEAQKLRALNEYLAAQLETREQASQKMQRAHELLMSTVDSVSDGILTMQGNGEIFFNRRLAEIWGLPEDQISSITASSLLEFNAAQLRDPEQLRALAAQMEACPDNEQISLLELNDGRILRRHAQPYWLRGQRVGSVIIYRDMTEGVRHEEEMIFNGRVLDNAGPMFWIERESGAITYANPAMCAHLGYDRDELLRMRTRGFDVALTQEQQRKVVEETAQGGRCVFESQHKRKDGTHRDVEVTICLTEHDGKAVFVVWIKDITEQKIAETETRRQQALLLSLINSIPDPIFFRDLQERFLGSNEAHASRVGRPAAEIKGRTIEEIFPPERVEAIRRRDQLTLSSLANQKTEELIVHPDGRRVQYETLTSPLRDQNGTLIGLLGISRDITQRKQQEEEIRQARDLAEAATQSKSDFLANMSHEIRTPMNAIIGLSHLALKTGLTPRQRDYLVKIRGAGKHLLGLINDILDFSKVEAGKLDLETAEFGIEKLLNTTISLVNADCEGKGLELVLAVDPQVPPRLVGDSLRLGQVLLNFVNNAVKFTSQGEIHVSVRQRERNADDVLLEFRVHDTGIGLSEEQMGRLFQSFTQADASTTRRFGGTGLGLAISKKLAQLMGGEVGVHSELGQGSTFWFTARLGIGATSPRALLPNPDLRGCRALVVDDSVDARAAVADMLRGMTFEVSEAESGFAAVDQVREAAVQGRPYDIVYLDWRMPGLDGMATARRIRALGLPSSPVLLMVSAFSRDDMLREAASIGIDDVLVKPVSPSLLFDTTMQVLAAPRDAADEAGQSAPMPLLDADPQAMAALRHARILLVEDNDINQMVAQEMLQDAGMVVEVADNGQIALDKVRQGDYDLVFMDMQMPVMDGLAATREIRKIQRLRQLPIIAMTANAMEQDRQRCLDAGMNDAVIKPIDPQLLWAALLRWIPARAPQAGEPAAGGAAPGPLLARDIPGLDTALGLSRMSGKPPLYLAMLRRFCEGHGDLAVRIQAALAAGDPAGAERLAHTARAVAGNIGAVQVQQLAGDLENALRQYQPPTEVQRRLSALQGPLDELVEALETQLP; encoded by the coding sequence ATGAACCTAGTTGACACTGAACGTCCTGTCAGGGCGGGCCCCCATTTCCTCCTGCATGAGGACGAAGTGGGTTACCTGCGCACCTGCCTGGCCCGTGCCGAGGCCCGGCGCACGGCCAGTGAGCATGAGGCCCAGAAGTTGCGCGCACTGAACGAGTACCTCGCCGCCCAGCTGGAAACCCGCGAGCAGGCGTCGCAGAAAATGCAGCGTGCCCATGAGCTGCTGATGTCCACGGTGGATTCGGTCAGCGACGGGATCCTCACCATGCAGGGCAATGGCGAGATCTTCTTCAACCGCCGGCTGGCCGAGATCTGGGGCCTGCCGGAAGACCAGATCAGCAGCATCACGGCGAGCTCCCTGCTCGAGTTCAATGCGGCCCAGCTCCGTGACCCCGAGCAACTGCGGGCGCTCGCGGCGCAGATGGAAGCCTGTCCCGACAACGAGCAGATCTCGCTGCTGGAACTCAACGACGGACGGATCCTGCGCCGCCATGCCCAGCCTTACTGGCTGCGTGGCCAGCGCGTGGGCAGCGTGATCATCTACCGCGACATGACCGAGGGGGTTCGCCACGAGGAGGAGATGATCTTCAACGGGCGGGTGCTGGACAACGCCGGGCCCATGTTCTGGATCGAGCGCGAGTCCGGGGCCATCACCTATGCCAACCCCGCCATGTGCGCGCACCTGGGCTACGACCGGGATGAGCTGCTGCGCATGCGCACGCGCGGCTTTGACGTGGCGCTGACGCAGGAGCAGCAGCGCAAGGTGGTGGAGGAAACCGCGCAGGGCGGCCGCTGCGTGTTCGAGAGCCAGCACAAGCGCAAGGACGGGACGCATCGCGACGTGGAGGTCACGATCTGCCTGACCGAGCACGACGGTAAGGCCGTGTTCGTGGTCTGGATCAAGGACATCACCGAGCAGAAAATTGCCGAAACCGAAACCCGGCGCCAGCAGGCGCTGCTGCTGTCGCTGATCAACTCCATTCCGGATCCGATCTTCTTCCGCGACCTGCAGGAGCGCTTCCTGGGCAGCAACGAGGCGCATGCGAGTCGCGTCGGGCGCCCGGCCGCCGAGATCAAGGGTCGTACCATCGAGGAGATTTTTCCGCCGGAGCGGGTCGAGGCCATCCGCCGGCGCGACCAGCTCACGCTGAGCTCGCTTGCGAACCAGAAGACCGAGGAACTGATCGTCCATCCCGATGGCCGCCGGGTCCAGTACGAAACCCTGACCTCGCCGCTGCGGGACCAGAATGGCACCCTGATTGGCCTGCTCGGCATCTCGCGTGACATCACGCAGCGCAAGCAGCAGGAGGAAGAGATCCGCCAGGCGCGCGACCTGGCCGAGGCGGCCACGCAGTCCAAGTCCGACTTCCTGGCCAACATGAGCCACGAAATCCGCACACCGATGAACGCCATCATCGGGCTGTCGCATCTGGCGCTCAAGACCGGCCTCACGCCGCGCCAGCGCGACTACCTGGTCAAGATCCGGGGCGCCGGCAAGCACCTGCTGGGCCTGATCAACGACATCCTGGACTTCTCCAAGGTCGAGGCCGGCAAGCTGGACCTGGAGACCGCGGAGTTCGGGATCGAGAAGCTGCTCAACACCACGATCAGCCTGGTCAATGCCGACTGCGAAGGCAAGGGCCTGGAACTGGTGCTCGCGGTGGACCCGCAGGTGCCGCCCCGGCTGGTCGGTGACTCGCTTCGGCTGGGCCAGGTCCTGCTGAACTTCGTCAACAACGCGGTCAAGTTCACCAGCCAGGGCGAAATCCATGTCTCGGTGAGGCAGCGCGAGCGCAACGCCGACGACGTGCTGCTGGAGTTCCGAGTGCACGACACCGGCATCGGCCTGAGCGAGGAGCAGATGGGCCGCCTGTTCCAGAGCTTCACGCAGGCCGATGCCTCCACCACGCGCCGCTTCGGGGGCACGGGCCTGGGGCTGGCCATCAGCAAGAAGCTGGCACAGCTCATGGGCGGCGAGGTGGGGGTGCACAGCGAGCTGGGCCAGGGCAGCACCTTCTGGTTCACGGCGCGGCTGGGCATCGGTGCCACGAGCCCGCGCGCCCTGCTGCCCAACCCCGATCTGCGCGGCTGCCGCGCGCTGGTGGTCGATGACAGCGTGGACGCGCGCGCCGCCGTGGCCGACATGCTGCGCGGCATGACCTTCGAGGTGTCCGAGGCCGAATCGGGCTTCGCGGCGGTGGACCAGGTCCGGGAGGCGGCCGTTCAGGGCCGGCCCTACGACATCGTCTACCTGGACTGGCGCATGCCGGGGCTGGACGGCATGGCCACGGCGCGCCGCATCCGCGCGCTGGGCCTGCCCTCATCGCCGGTGCTGCTGATGGTCTCGGCCTTCAGCCGCGATGACATGCTGCGCGAGGCGGCCTCGATCGGCATCGACGACGTGCTGGTCAAGCCCGTGAGCCCCTCGCTGCTGTTCGACACCACCATGCAGGTGCTGGCCGCGCCCCGCGACGCTGCCGACGAAGCCGGGCAGAGCGCGCCGATGCCGCTGCTGGACGCCGATCCGCAGGCCATGGCGGCGCTGCGCCATGCGCGCATCCTGCTGGTCGAGGACAACGACATCAACCAGATGGTGGCGCAGGAGATGCTCCAGGACGCGGGCATGGTGGTGGAGGTCGCGGATAACGGGCAGATCGCCCTGGACAAAGTCCGGCAGGGCGACTACGACCTGGTCTTCATGGACATGCAGATGCCCGTCATGGACGGGCTGGCCGCGACCCGCGAGATCCGCAAGATCCAGAGGCTGCGGCAGCTGCCCATCATTGCGATGACCGCCAACGCCATGGAGCAGGACCGCCAGCGTTGCCTGGATGCCGGCATGAACGATGCCGTCATCAAGCCCATCGACCCGCAACTGCTGTGGGCGGCCCTGCTGCGCTGGATCCCGGCGCGGGCGCCGCAGGCTGGCGAGCCGGCGGCCGGTGGAGCCGCGCCCGGCCCGTTGCTGGCCCGGGACATTCCGGGGCTGGACACCGCGCTGGGCCTGTCACGCATGTCGGGCAAGCCGCCGCTGTACCTGGCCATGCTGCGGCGCTTCTGCGAAGGCCATGGCGACCTGGCGGTGCGGATCCAGGCCGCGCTCGCGGCGGGCGATCCGGCGGGGGCCGAGCGCCTGGCCCACACGGCGCGCGCCGTGGCCGGCAACATCGGCGCGGTGCAGGTCCAGCAACTGGCAGGCGACCTTGAAAATGCACTGCGGCAATACCAGCCGCCCACCGAGGTGCAGCGCCGCCTGAGCGCGCTGCAGGGACCCCTGGACGAACTGGTGGAAGCGCTTGAGACGCAGCTGCCTTAG
- a CDS encoding L-glutamate gamma-semialdehyde dehydrogenase: MNSPQRLPFPYRLEADIVTQRLQSLDRALDWAAAAQVARPWVQAVRKNPPPFWAMESLLKEYPISSAEGLALMRLAEALLRVPDAETAIALTADQLGHADFDNSPDSALARLSSSAIALSKKFLPGSPDAAPGGQGPGLLGKLGARTVVAATLRAVQLLGRQFVLGQSIDEAMDEARAARRRNANLRFSYDMLGEGARTDADAQRYLASYAGAIQAIAATASREDATDHNDGISIKLSALHPRYEDAQHARVLAELVPRVWTLCELAARANINLTIDAEEVDRLELSLAVFEALAAQVAQHHPQWAGFGLALQSYQTRALELIAHVAAIARRHRLRLMCRLVKGAYWDAEIKRAQELGLPGYPVFTHKHHTDVSYLACARALLEASDVIYPQFATHNAGTIAAILQMGARIFGPHGTAPLPPEGAQPGPGRPGARLGSRFELQRLHGMGEGIYREVLKNPLVSCRVYAPVGKHRDLLAYLVRRLLENGANSSFVHQLADESVGMDELLISPLRLDPAAALPLPVDLYGPARANSAGLDLTVPSARAPLLQAAAGLVVPAVPLADAAQAAAAAARAHAAFPAWSRTPVARRAALLRQAADALEAQMPRFCALLVKEAFKTWGDTVAEVREAVDFLRYYANEAERIMQPTPLPGPTGESNELRLTARGTWVCISPWNFPLAIFVGQVAAALATGNTVLAKPAEQTPAVALEAVKLLHAAGVPADALQLLHGPGETVGAALVAQPRIAGVVFTGSTQVARIIQRALAAKDGPIVPLIAETGGINAMLVDSTALPEQVADAVVQSAFRSAGQRCSALRLLCVHEGIADGVIEMIEGAARELVTGDPADLATDVGPVIDREAFDGISRHLQRLHSEAKALVVQDPWAQGAMHFIAPQAFEVARIADVQQEIFGPVLHIVRWRGDPQAVIDEINALGYGLTLGIQTRIDSRAQALAARAHVGNVYVNRNMIGAVVGVQPFGGEGLSGTGPKAGGPHYLYRFCAEQTLTINTTAAGGNVALLARDA, translated from the coding sequence GTGAACAGCCCTCAGCGCCTGCCCTTTCCCTACCGCCTTGAGGCGGACATCGTGACCCAGCGGCTGCAGTCGCTGGACCGCGCCCTGGACTGGGCCGCCGCCGCGCAGGTGGCCAGGCCCTGGGTGCAGGCCGTGCGCAAAAACCCGCCGCCGTTCTGGGCCATGGAAAGCCTGCTCAAGGAATACCCGATCTCCAGCGCCGAGGGGCTGGCCCTGATGCGCCTGGCCGAGGCCCTGCTGCGCGTGCCCGACGCAGAGACCGCCATTGCCCTCACGGCCGACCAGCTCGGCCACGCCGACTTCGACAACAGCCCCGACTCCGCGCTGGCGCGCCTGTCGTCCAGCGCCATTGCGCTGTCCAAGAAATTCCTGCCCGGGTCACCGGATGCCGCGCCGGGGGGCCAGGGGCCGGGGCTGCTGGGCAAGCTGGGCGCGCGCACCGTGGTGGCCGCCACCCTGCGCGCCGTGCAGCTGCTGGGCCGCCAGTTCGTGCTGGGCCAGTCGATCGACGAGGCCATGGACGAAGCGCGCGCGGCGCGGCGGCGCAACGCCAACCTGCGCTTCAGCTACGACATGCTGGGCGAGGGCGCCCGCACCGACGCCGATGCGCAGCGCTACCTCGCCAGCTACGCCGGCGCGATCCAGGCCATTGCGGCCACCGCCTCGCGCGAGGACGCCACCGACCACAACGACGGCATCTCGATCAAGCTCAGCGCCCTGCACCCGCGCTATGAAGACGCCCAGCATGCGCGCGTGCTGGCCGAGCTGGTGCCGCGCGTGTGGACGCTGTGCGAGCTGGCGGCCCGCGCCAACATCAACCTGACCATCGATGCCGAGGAGGTTGACCGGCTGGAGTTGTCACTGGCCGTGTTCGAGGCGCTGGCCGCGCAGGTGGCACAGCACCATCCGCAGTGGGCCGGCTTTGGCCTCGCGCTGCAGTCCTACCAGACCCGGGCGCTGGAGCTGATTGCCCACGTGGCGGCCATCGCGCGCCGGCACCGGCTGCGCCTGATGTGCCGGCTGGTCAAGGGTGCCTACTGGGACGCCGAGATCAAGCGCGCCCAGGAGCTGGGCCTGCCGGGCTATCCGGTATTCACCCACAAGCACCACACCGACGTGAGCTACCTGGCCTGCGCGCGCGCGCTGCTGGAGGCCAGCGACGTGATCTATCCGCAGTTCGCCACCCACAACGCGGGCACCATTGCCGCGATCCTGCAGATGGGCGCGCGCATCTTTGGCCCCCACGGGACGGCGCCCCTGCCCCCCGAGGGGGCTCAACCTGGCCCGGGGCGGCCCGGCGCCAGGTTGGGCAGCCGCTTCGAATTGCAGCGCCTGCATGGCATGGGCGAAGGCATTTACCGCGAGGTGCTCAAGAACCCGCTGGTGAGCTGCCGCGTCTACGCGCCCGTGGGCAAACACCGCGACCTGCTGGCCTACCTGGTGCGCCGGCTGCTGGAAAACGGCGCCAACTCCTCGTTTGTGCACCAGCTCGCCGACGAATCCGTGGGCATGGACGAGCTGCTGATCTCGCCGCTGCGGCTGGACCCGGCGGCTGCCTTGCCGCTGCCGGTGGACCTGTACGGCCCGGCCCGCGCCAACAGCGCGGGGCTGGACCTCACGGTGCCCAGCGCGCGCGCGCCGCTGCTGCAGGCCGCGGCGGGCCTGGTGGTGCCCGCGGTGCCGCTGGCCGATGCGGCCCAGGCCGCGGCCGCCGCCGCGCGCGCCCATGCGGCATTTCCCGCCTGGAGCCGCACCCCGGTGGCCCGGCGCGCCGCGCTGCTGCGCCAGGCCGCCGATGCGCTGGAGGCGCAGATGCCGCGCTTTTGCGCCCTGCTGGTCAAGGAAGCCTTCAAGACCTGGGGCGACACCGTGGCCGAGGTGCGCGAGGCGGTGGACTTCCTGCGCTATTACGCCAACGAGGCCGAGCGCATCATGCAGCCCACGCCCCTGCCCGGACCCACGGGCGAGAGCAATGAACTGCGGCTCACCGCGCGCGGCACCTGGGTCTGCATCAGCCCCTGGAACTTCCCGCTGGCCATCTTCGTGGGCCAGGTGGCGGCCGCGCTGGCCACCGGCAACACGGTGCTGGCCAAGCCCGCCGAGCAGACGCCGGCCGTGGCGCTGGAAGCCGTCAAGCTGCTGCACGCCGCCGGCGTGCCGGCCGACGCACTGCAACTGCTGCACGGCCCGGGCGAGACCGTGGGCGCCGCGCTGGTGGCCCAGCCGCGCATCGCCGGCGTGGTGTTCACCGGCTCCACCCAGGTGGCCAGGATCATCCAGCGCGCGCTGGCGGCCAAGGACGGCCCCATCGTGCCGCTGATCGCCGAGACCGGCGGCATCAACGCCATGCTGGTGGACAGCACGGCCCTGCCCGAGCAGGTGGCCGATGCCGTGGTGCAAAGCGCCTTCCGCTCGGCCGGACAGCGCTGCTCGGCACTGCGCCTGCTGTGCGTGCACGAGGGCATTGCCGACGGCGTGATCGAGATGATCGAGGGCGCGGCGCGCGAACTGGTCACCGGCGACCCGGCCGACCTGGCCACCGACGTGGGCCCGGTGATCGACCGCGAGGCCTTCGACGGCATCAGCCGCCACCTGCAGCGCCTGCATTCAGAGGCAAAAGCGCTGGTAGTCCAGGACCCGTGGGCACAGGGAGCTATGCATTTCATAGCGCCGCAGGCCTTCGAGGTTGCCCGGATCGCCGACGTCCAACAGGAAATCTTCGGCCCGGTGCTGCACATCGTGCGCTGGCGTGGCGACCCGCAGGCCGTGATCGACGAGATCAATGCGCTGGGCTACGGCCTCACGCTGGGCATCCAGACCCGCATCGACAGCCGGGCCCAGGCGCTGGCGGCCCGCGCCCATGTGGGCAATGTCTATGTCAACCGCAACATGATCGGCGCCGTGGTCGGCGTGCAGCCCTTCGGCGGCGAGGGCCTGAGCGGCACCGGCCCCAAGGCCGGCGGCCCGCACTACCTGTACCGCTTCTGCGCCGAGCAGACCCTGACCATCAACACCACGGCCGCGGGCGGCAACGTCGCGCTGCTGGCCAGGGACGCCTAA
- a CDS encoding Lrp/AsnC ligand binding domain-containing protein yields the protein MSESLVGLDRIDLKILNVLQQDGRISNLKLAEAVALSPTAVLARVQRLTRDDYVLGYEARLNPLKLGAGMMVFVEVLLDRTTPNVFDAFKAAVQVHSEIMECHMVAGGFDYLLKTRMADMTAYRHFAGTVLWQLPGVRETRTYAVMEEVKNSTQLKLL from the coding sequence ATGAGCGAATCACTGGTGGGTCTGGACCGGATAGACCTGAAAATCCTGAATGTCCTTCAGCAGGACGGGCGCATCTCCAACCTCAAGCTGGCCGAGGCCGTGGCGCTGTCGCCCACGGCGGTGCTGGCGCGGGTGCAGCGCCTCACGCGCGACGACTATGTGCTGGGCTACGAGGCGCGGCTGAACCCGCTCAAGCTGGGCGCCGGGATGATGGTGTTCGTGGAGGTGCTGCTGGACCGCACCACGCCCAATGTGTTCGACGCCTTCAAGGCCGCCGTGCAGGTGCATTCCGAAATCATGGAGTGCCACATGGTGGCCGGTGGCTTTGACTACCTGCTCAAGACCCGCATGGCCGACATGACGGCCTACCGCCACTTTGCCGGCACCGTGCTGTGGCAACTGCCCGGCGTGCGCGAGACGCGAACCTATGCGGTGATGGAAGAAGTGAAAAATTCCACACAATTGAAGCTGCTTTGA
- a CDS encoding DUF3617 domain-containing protein encodes MTPKRIHSALAAVLLATACGLASAQTIKPGLWEITNKMGGNPEMEQAMAQMQKQLASMPPEQRKMMQDMMAKQGVSMGTGAGGAMVVKTCMTKEMVERKQMPVQDKGDCTNTVSNQSASGMDIKFVCTQPPSSGEGRVNIRSDSAYDMKMTMQTLHKGKSVTTTMDASGKWLGADCGSVKPPILPPKK; translated from the coding sequence ATGACCCCCAAGCGCATTCACTCCGCCCTGGCGGCTGTCCTGCTGGCCACGGCCTGCGGCCTGGCATCGGCCCAGACCATCAAGCCCGGCCTCTGGGAAATCACCAACAAGATGGGCGGCAACCCCGAGATGGAGCAGGCCATGGCCCAGATGCAGAAGCAGCTGGCCAGCATGCCGCCCGAGCAGCGCAAGATGATGCAGGACATGATGGCCAAGCAGGGCGTCAGCATGGGCACGGGGGCCGGCGGCGCCATGGTGGTCAAGACCTGCATGACCAAAGAGATGGTCGAGCGCAAGCAGATGCCGGTGCAGGACAAGGGCGACTGTACCAACACGGTCAGCAACCAGTCGGCGTCGGGCATGGACATCAAGTTTGTCTGCACCCAGCCGCCGTCCAGCGGCGAGGGCCGTGTCAACATCCGCAGTGACTCGGCCTACGACATGAAGATGACCATGCAGACCCTGCACAAGGGCAAGTCCGTCACCACCACCATGGACGCGAGCGGCAAGTGGCTGGGCGCCGATTGCGGCAGCGTGAAGCCGCCCATCCTGCCGCCGAAGAAATAA
- a CDS encoding YggS family pyridoxal phosphate-dependent enzyme, with protein sequence MTTIGANLQSVRTLMATACETAGRSVEDVTLLAVSKTFGPEAVREAHAAGQTAFGENYIQEAVEKMALLVDLPLTWHCIGPIQSNKTRLVAAHFDWAHTVDRLKIAQRLSEQRPEGLAPLQVCIQVNIDGGATKAGVAPAEALALAREVMALPRLRLRGLMTIPEPAPDHAAQRAVHEKARALFDRLCAEGLPLDTLSMGMTADLQAAIEAGSTLVRVGTAIFGGRHYAAR encoded by the coding sequence ATGACCACGATTGGCGCCAACCTCCAGAGTGTTCGTACCCTCATGGCCACGGCCTGCGAGACGGCTGGCCGCAGCGTGGAGGATGTCACGCTGCTGGCCGTGTCCAAGACCTTCGGGCCCGAGGCCGTGCGCGAGGCCCATGCAGCCGGGCAGACCGCTTTTGGCGAGAACTACATCCAGGAGGCCGTGGAAAAAATGGCCCTGCTGGTCGACCTGCCTTTGACCTGGCACTGCATCGGCCCGATCCAGAGCAACAAGACCCGGCTGGTGGCCGCGCATTTCGACTGGGCCCACACCGTGGACCGCCTCAAGATCGCGCAGCGCCTGAGCGAGCAGCGGCCCGAGGGGCTGGCCCCGCTGCAGGTCTGCATCCAGGTGAATATCGATGGCGGCGCCACCAAGGCCGGCGTGGCCCCGGCCGAGGCCCTGGCGCTGGCCCGTGAGGTGATGGCGCTGCCGCGCCTGCGGCTGCGCGGGCTGATGACCATTCCCGAGCCGGCCCCCGACCATGCCGCGCAGCGGGCCGTGCACGAGAAGGCGCGCGCGCTGTTCGACCGCCTGTGCGCCGAGGGGCTGCCACTGGACACGCTGTCGATGGGCATGACGGCCGACCTGCAGGCCGCCATCGAAGCCGGCAGCACGCTGGTGCGCGTGGGCACGGCCATCTTCGGCGGGCGCCACTACGCGGCGCGCTGA
- a CDS encoding type IV pilus twitching motility protein PilT, producing the protein MDITQLLAFSVKNKASDLHLSAGLPPMIRVHGDVRRINVDPLDHKAVHGMVYDIMNDTQRKQYEEFLEVDFSFEIDGLARFRVNAFNQNRGAGAVFRTIPSKILTLEQLNAPKIFGDLALKPRGMVLVTGPTGSGKSTTLAAMINYLNETEYGHILTVEDPIEFVHESKKCLINQREVGPMTLSFAAALKSALREDPDAILVGEMRDLETIRLAMTAAETGHLVFGTLHTSSAAKTIDRIIDVFPAEEKEMVRAMLSESLQAVISQTLCKTKDGSGRVAAHEIMLGTSAIRNLIREAKVAQMYSAIQTGNSFGMQTLDQNLSDLVKRNMISPGEARSKAKIPENFPG; encoded by the coding sequence GTGGATATTACTCAGCTGCTGGCGTTCAGCGTCAAGAACAAGGCCTCCGACCTGCACCTTTCCGCCGGCTTGCCGCCCATGATCCGCGTGCATGGCGACGTGCGCCGCATCAACGTCGATCCGCTGGACCACAAGGCGGTGCACGGCATGGTGTACGACATCATGAACGACACCCAGCGCAAGCAGTACGAGGAATTCCTCGAGGTCGACTTCTCGTTCGAGATCGATGGCCTGGCGCGCTTCCGGGTCAATGCCTTCAACCAGAACCGCGGCGCCGGCGCCGTGTTCCGGACCATTCCGTCCAAGATCCTCACGCTGGAGCAGCTCAACGCGCCCAAGATTTTTGGCGACCTCGCGCTCAAGCCGCGCGGCATGGTGCTGGTGACCGGGCCCACGGGTTCGGGCAAGTCCACCACGCTGGCGGCCATGATCAACTACCTCAATGAAACCGAATACGGCCACATCCTCACGGTGGAAGACCCGATCGAGTTCGTCCACGAGTCCAAGAAATGCCTGATCAACCAGCGCGAGGTCGGACCCATGACGCTGAGCTTCGCGGCGGCCCTGAAGTCGGCGCTGCGCGAAGACCCGGACGCCATCCTGGTGGGCGAAATGCGCGACCTTGAAACCATCCGCCTGGCCATGACCGCGGCCGAAACGGGCCACCTGGTGTTCGGCACGCTGCACACCTCCAGCGCGGCCAAGACGATTGACCGGATCATCGACGTGTTCCCGGCCGAGGAAAAGGAAATGGTGCGGGCCATGCTGTCGGAGTCGCTGCAGGCCGTGATCTCGCAGACGCTGTGCAAGACCAAGGACGGCTCGGGCCGCGTCGCGGCCCACGAGATCATGCTGGGCACCAGCGCCATCCGCAACCTGATCCGCGAGGCCAAGGTGGCGCAGATGTACTCGGCCATCCAGACCGGCAACAGTTTCGGCATGCAGACGCTGGACCAGAACCTGTCGGACCTCGTGAAGCGCAACATGATCAGTCCTGGCGAGGCGCGCAGCAAGGCCAAGATACCGGAGAATTTCCCGGGCTGA